Genomic segment of Arachis hypogaea cultivar Tifrunner chromosome 16, arahy.Tifrunner.gnm2.J5K5, whole genome shotgun sequence:
aaaattatataaccaccatttacatatataatataaattaaagtaaaaatttatatatgatataatattattaattattttactaattattttatatatgttacatatattatatattaaaaatatatatatttacatatatattatatataccggggcgggtaggggcgggtttaacctaaacccgaccccgccccgccccacCAAAGAACCCGTCCCGTTAAAACCCGCCCCGGTGCGGgagcgggtaattacccgccccgagcgggtaggagtggggtgggtacccgcgggttcgggtagtgttgccacccctaTGTTTAATATTAATCAGATTGATGGCCAGTGATGCATGCTCCTCAAACACGAGACGAGGCAGAGGTGAAGCCGGCGGACAATAGAAACTGATAGCTGGATATGCAAGTTCAAGTTCACTGCAACCTGCGGATGTAACAGATGGTGTTGCCCCAAAATATTTCTGCGAAAAATATGCCATCTGTTACATGTCAAAGACAGACACCAACCCGAATAGGCTAATTTTTGGATGCCCATTGTTAAAGGTAAGCACCCAATTCTTCATGTATGATCACTAAGTTTATGCTAAAAGCAACACAACGCCCTAAACAGAGAACCGTTGAAAAGGCATGGACTATCATCCAAATTAAACTAATATGGATTAACAAAAAAACTTAATTGGACATACCTTGATGACAACCAAAGGTTGAGCTTGAACGGATAAAAAATGCACTCTCAGAGGGAGGTGACCTTACCTAATTCGTACGCACCTAATTCGAAGGCAGCCGAAAAATGAATGTTGGTAAACCAGCTTCCAGCAGCCATAGTTTTCGATCAAGCAGAAGTTCAGCTACAAATTTCTCTACCGGAGCCACATTAGTTTAGCATTCGCCATCTCCTCAGTTGACGTCGATGCCTAGTCGACGGAATCAGAGCACCAGTTCCGGAACCTTTCAATCGAAGGAGATCATTCTTGCTAAATGTACGCTGTGTATAGAACGAAGGCGAAAAAACCAAACAGGGTTAGGTAGAGGGTTCTAGAATAACAAATTTCAGGGTTGGGTAGTGGGTATACAACGCAGGCGAAAATACCAGTGGGTAGTGGGTTCTATGTGTTTTCCAAATTCTGAGACATGCATGTTGAATTTCAGGAAGAGATGGAGGgtatattttaaaatgaaaaacaagttagagattataaattataattacaaaTGATTCCCAATACACTATATAGTATGTATATACAATAATTAATGTAGTATATGTTATGGTATATGTTCATTAAAGGCTTTTGCTATAACCAATGAATACATTAATTGaaaagttgaaaatttttttgatcaaTGGCTGAGATGATGACACATATGCAAGGATAACTTACCCACAAAATTACCATGGATTTGAAAGAAATCACCATTATTAAAGTCTGatgctaataattttttttattgattctaATAATGTTCTAATATTGTTTGATGGACTGATGGTCAACTaattataattgtaaatatattaattaattaatttggaatacgtaatattaatttattatattaatatatctaataaacaatCTTTGACTAATACGAATAACTAACAAAATTTTTTAGaagtcaatttaaaaaataaattatcttttaaaaataatttaaatattattcctctttctctctatatataagttaataaaaattagtttaaaaaattatagAGACAGAAATGGGAATACGAGTTAGGGTAaaacttttactattagaaatagTAATGGGATAAAAtctacataaaataaaatagggcAAAAGAGTAAGTAGtgtaaaaatgtatttttatccGTTTTATTACTATTGGTAATTACACATAGGTTGAAATTCAAGTGCAGTtaattttacgtgaagttgataactgagagctgcaaattatttaacgattatTAGCTATTAATTTCATGTAAagttgactgcacctgaatttccacTCTAGTAGTCTTTCTAATTGTAGATAAAGTAGGAGGAGATGCAGGATGATAAAATTGGTTGTAATAATTGTTGAAAATCATGATAATTAACtaagaagaataataataaaagataccAACAAAGGGTGACAGTTGAATTTACAAATTCTTGTATATGACTAACGCAGGCTAAAAAATTATAGACATATATTCCTTCATGTCAAATACAAATTGACGATTGGaagaaataattttctttttttttttttaaataaaaaagaaagattcTAATTATCCAACATAGGAACATAACATCTTATTGGCTCTTCATCTAACAACATTCCAAAACCCCTCATAGGGACAAAGTTAATAGTCAAATCCATGCACCTAGGATTCATGATAACACTCTTTGAAGACCACCAACTAGATTTAATTTTACCCCATACACCCATTTGCACACTGAAATTAATCTTCTCTTTATGTTTGTCCATCATGATATTTTCCACAACCCACTCCTTCACCTTTGGTTGATCCTCATCATCTATATCCCAATCCTTCTTCCACACTTTAAAGCTAACAAATTTATGTTCCATTGGTCCCAAAGCAATTAACTTTTTCTCCAAGGAACTCACCCCAATAACCTCTTCTTTATATAGCACCATACCAACCATGTGATCCAAATACAATGTTGAGAATAGGTTTGGGTTTTGCACCACCAATTCCACACCCCATTTGGCTGATACATTTTTGTTTGTGTATGAAACATTGAGCCCGGATACAGAAAGTGCAAGGATTTCCATGGTGGGGGGTTTTGGTGTACCTGATAGCTCTGTGAGGATGCTTGGATTGCAAGTAAACACCAAAGTTGTGAATGATATGATGAAGATTAGAAGCCCTATGAGTTCTGATATGAGAACCAGGGAAGGCCAATCCTTATTGCTTGAATAACAACCTCTCATGTTATTCATTAACTGAAAAAGCATCTTTTTTTAAAGTAAAGATATAAACCTGAGAGAGACTGGAGAAAAAGACAGAGAGATCTGGTTTGGATTTCAATGAATATGGTCATGCATTTATATGTGGGAGTCTTTTTCATTAAATCTGCTTAGGAAATTTAGATATGAATTTGATAGCATGTAACGGTTATTTCATGTAAGCATTTTGCATAATCTAGTTGCAATAACTGTGAATTATGGAAGTTAGAATAATTAACGAAACAATGTTAAAATTAGTCACAGGAAATATATACACAACATATATAGTTTCATAATCCATTTGGATTTGCTTTGATGTCTATCTGTTCATAACTATTATTAACAAATATATAGTTTTTGTTTTAGATTAAATCTGTAAACTTTATAAATTAATTCGAGAAACAACttaaaaattcttcttttcttttacaaTTGAATAAATCAAGGATGAGCATTGTAAAAGGTCATGGCCGAAGCGAATCCatttgttttagaaaaaaaaaataaaaaattgcaaatatatagttattttttaggTGCCATCTGTAAAGTTTTATTATTCATTTGACATCTTTAATATTATTACCATTATTTTTTGTAATTCAGTAGTACATCATTATATAAATACgaaaaataactatataaaatGTCCAACTGTGAACAgagaattaaaattgaaaacaataatcATTATTAACACTAGCGGCTCAACAGACACGATATGAGTGCCTGTTCAGccgtttttctattattttttttaattaattttattttttgttaatatattatttattttttaaatttattagatacatatttttttattattttaatattgacattattttatttatatcatattttgttaaaattaaaattattataaaaaattttaaaatattaaattataaaaacacacaataaaaaagtgtatatatatatatatatataatataatctaaaaaataatgataataatattatcctgattcaaaaaaattatatataaataaaaaatacatattagttatttacaaaagataatttttatttaaatgtcatagatatttatatttgtctttatattttttaagtggtATGCCAAAATATGAATCTGAAGAGGTCTTCATTTTCTTATAAgtaatgaaaagaagaagaaatgagaatgtttattttttttttttacatatcaaattataagaataattaataaacaaaataggagaatataaaaattgtgtacctaaaaaaaattttcgtaattcatcatacatatccttattaataactttttgagtcttgaaaaactgtcagatttattgactataaaaataactatataaacgcttcaagattattcaattaaattgattCCTTAATATAGTAGGGacaaattcaattaattcaattaattatagatttgataaaataatttaaaaataaaaaatatatttaaaaataaatataaaaattttataagttatttaacttttaggacgttcaaaaattataaatttaaattaaataagatattaaaaaatttattatattgttattatgtgtaataaaatcaagataaatatttataaaataattatttataaatattataaaatttatttatttatttttttaacagtatttaatttgaagtaaatataaaaaattatatttaaagtattttttatttttattcataatttttaataaataaaatatattttattttttaattttatattcataattctaatagataaaaaatattttgttttttaaattttatattcaatttattaaattatctttaattttaagacttttttaaattattaatgtatACTTTTATTATATCTTCTTATTGTATCACATActattattttctcttactattaTTTCTATCGCACACTATTATTGCCTTATTCTCCtttctcattttcttcttctcctcacaCCTTCTCTTCACCCAATCGTAATTAATTATCAACAAGTACTATTATCGCAACTTTCAATCTTATCTATCACTTTGATCTATAATCATTTATTATGTTAACTTTTATGAGTCGTTAAAGTGTTGTTAAAAGAATTGGTTTTTGTGTCTTCTGAATATCtaaatgtataaaaataatagttttttcTTGATGTGAATTTTAAGTTGtcttattattctattaaaaaaatgtacgacataaaacattcaaaatttttgctcaaattatcaaaatttgatgtcagtaatccttaaaaataatattaaaatatattattttaactaatataataaaaatagtacattattgtaagtttttaactaataattataaaattaagttgCAATTTAATATAGGCCCTTAGAATAAAAGACTGTCGTTACTTCTTACATTTGACAACTTATATAAGTTGTAcgtttattttattgtgtaaattaattaaactatattttattattttattttgcatgttTTGAAATAATAATGCGATCCTACTATAATGATGATATTAATTTTCATAATCTAATATGAACCTTCGTActattttgtttgtcacttaaatactatccataaaaaaatagttagttaAAGTAAAACACGGTATAAAGAgagtcaaaaaaattttttttgaattcagaGTTCTAATATGTTTCTTAAATCTTAATCATCACTTGATATAACTCATATTTAATAGGTtaaaaaattctctctctctctctcttatattcTTAACTTCTtctgtaataaattttttacaaTATCTAATACATAAAATATCACATccttatatttatcttaaaagttaaaaattaaaaataaattatattagtattttttaataaaattaaaataaaaagataaaaagctactgaaaagaataatattaagtttaagttatgctacgtgtacgCCAAAATTAGCCACCAAAGTTCCCCAACTGTATAAAATACATGCtagaatacaaatacacattgaaaataaattaaagggttAAGTttgattttggtccccaacgtagaAGTCGAAAATCGGAATGGTCCCcaactttttttttgctacaaaatggtccccaaggttataatttattttaaaatcgtcccttggacgaaaatacccttctccgatcaccccaaaatcaaccaccaccaccagaacAGAAGTCTACGCCCAACctgaaccaccaccaccaccaccattatcatcatggtcatcgtcatcatcatcatcatcagaacaacaaaattaaatagaaaccCAAGTTAAAccagaacccaccaccaccaccaccattatcatcatggtcatcatcatcatcatcagaaccaTCAACAAAATTGAAAATCAGAAGAACCATCAACCAAAAATAGAACATCAAGCAGAAGCGGAAGAATAGCAGAAGCAATTTTCAGCAATTCAATAACAAAatctcaacaacaacaacaataattcagcAGCAATTTTCAACAATTCAATACCTTAAAATcaactaacataaaattaaaatcCAGCTAAACTAATCCAGAATCAAATCAAGCATCTAACACTAACCAAAAACAGAAATTGAAAGCAAAATGATAACTggattatgaaaataaaaaacagaaaagagGGGACAGGAAAGGCAGTGGTTGAGCGCGGTGGTCTGGGCATGACAGGAAGGGGCTGGAGGGAGGGTAACGGGCGGCGGTGAGCTCTGATTCCTTCTGTGACAGGGATTGAGGGAGGGGAAGCAGGGAGGCTCGCTGGCGGTGGTGAAGCAGGGGAGGCTCGCCGGCAGTGAGCtttgggaagaagaagaagaagaagaagaagaggaagaagaagaggcggCGGCGGCGGGCGGTGGTGCGGCGGTATagcggaagaagaagaagaagaagaagaagaagaagaagaagaggcggcAGCGGCGGGCGGGCAGTGGCCCTTCtctcccccctcccccctttctTTCTTGCTCTCCCCTCCCCTTCTCTGTAccctttctttccctttttttatttattttatatttattttatatttattttattttataatttttttaatgaaggataatttggtaataaaaaaataaaattggtaaaaataacgattttaaaacaaattgaaaccttggggaccattttgtagcaaaaaaaaagttgGGGACGATTCCGATTTTCGACCTCTACGTTGGGAACCAAAATCAAACTTAATcctaaattaaactacacatgtatttattatacacaaatacattggtggctgattttggtgtacaaatagtatttttgattaaattttatgttcttttaaacCAGAATATTACAatttattagattattatattatctttgtactacagaacaaaaaataaaattttatatcttcttgtttttacttattttactttattttggcTAATCTAAATTAGCCGGTATAATATTGTGAAGGTTGAAactgttaaaaaatatataacagaaaatttagatatttattatattatcaggttatttaaaaaaattaattcatagaTGTTATTATCTTACCATATCTTTAATGTTATATGTCAatctaatatttaataaaaaaataatattaaccaaCATAGAactgattaaaattttaaaagataattaacaaaatatgcaTGAGAGTTTTTTCACTTTATTATTGATagatacatatttttttttgtatcttttataTGCCAATCAAATAATCAATACTATATGccaaacaaataatatttaattaattaatttttttgaaatataaattatttattttaatttaattataaacaaatttgCATGTACTTAAATGTCAGAACTCTACATTGTTAATAATTTaggaaataaatatattaatattttaataaatcatTGGTAGTTGCAAAAATTTTTTTGCGTCTTTTTTATGTCAatcaaataagaatttaattttgatatcctATTAGTGTAAAAATAGTTTTACACGTGCTAATcaccatcaaaattaaactcatcaaATCATAAGGGCTATATGTCAAACAAATAATATTGTGGAAtacaaaattactaaattttttgttgtataatttatttaatttaatttaaaaataaatattatgtactcaaattttaattataatactttacataatcaataatttagaaaattaaaaaaatatcattaaatacaaagcagtttaaaaaaaatgagatttaACTAAAAGGTAAATATTGATGcactcaaaatttaaaaaaatattctacataatcaataatttaaaaaattttaaaaataattttatcttgTACAAAatcgtttaaaaaataaaaaagaattaacaaaataatttatgagAATTCTTCGGTTCATTATTGATAGGTATATAcatgtaaaaaaattcaaaaacaaatattagataaaatttttttttaaaattaaattgatgagaGAAAACTTTGGATGTGAAAGatagattaaaaatatataagaattaaTACAGTAAGTACactgaagagaaagaaaaatgaggGTGAAAGTTATGCATGAAATTAATAACCGCAGTAAAACGATATAAAATTTGCAATTGTAGTTAATGGAAGCGAGAAAAAGATGGAGGCGATACAATCACGATGTTGAAGGAAGGAGAATGATAGCAACAGTAATAATACAGAAAAGTGCACCTAACTGTGAGAGAGGAGAAGCACTAAAAATTGAATACATAAAGAATATACCCAAAATAAAACGATAAGatcgataaaaaattatttatcacccataattattttttttcctccTTTCATATATGGCGTCAAAAATCAACATTTAGCATAGTCATTATCTAGTtcagaaaatcacaaaaactcatccAAATAATTGGTTACATACAGAGAAGCATATTCAGAAAtggaaagagaaataaaaaaaaattgaaaacagataaaattaataaaaatgataaattattggaataaagaattgaagaagaggTTATGGTTCCTACAACTATTAgtgaaataaagaataaaaatgagATAGAAGAACATGTGTTACTGTTAACGGTGGaagttcttttatttaaataactcCGTATcgacattatatattgttatagatttctATTTGCCTATTCTAATTGTAGTCAATCGGGTTACTCCTGTGTTTGTGGCACCTCCACTTGTGTTGGGCATTAGAGTTGAAATTGAAGTTGTATCAGTTGATATATCAACTTGTTTTCTTGTCGAATCATCTCCCGATAAGTTGCACGTCTTCTAGTTAGGTGTTGCTATCTTTGTTCTTCAGTCATGTTCTGTTCTGTTCAAGTGGTCGACGTTGACGTGATTGTTGATTTCGTGATAGCAAGATGCAGAGAAAAAAAACGTTTGCGAGACCAAAATTAAAAGTGAAGGagtaatttaattttcttggtGGTTAAGTACGacttgttagaatataattaggatcaattagtattatttagtatatctgaattaTCTATGGTAGCCTAGAAAAGGCATGGAATAGGCAACAAAACATTAAAAATCATTGAAAACTACATGACCTGGTTGGCATCACTTCTGGTCTACATTATCAGAATCAACTGCAGGTTCATAACTAGGGTTACTTGCTTCTGTTGTGGTTGTTTCATCAACTCTTCTACCAGCATCATCCTCTAAAACATCCTCCATCAAGTCTTCCTCTCCAATATTGATGTCTTCcacatcttcatcatcttcattgTTGCTTCCACCaggtattttccttttctttggacCATGCTCAAGCCTATGTGTATCCAATTCTTTGTCCATAGTTTCCTGTAAATCTTGGTCGTTATTTACTTTCCGAGCTTTTCTTGCATTCTGCCATCTTTCCATATCTTTCTCAACGTTTGCAAGGTACTGCTCCCCAATTTGTTTCTGATACTCAGACACTTCCTCTCTCCTTGCATTCTTCCATTCTAGAAAAGCCTCTTCTTTCTGCTTCTCAAATATCGCAGCATCTTCATGGAATGGCTTCTTAGGTAAATAATATATGGGAGGCTCTGTCTTAGTCCTTATAAAATTTCCAAGTTTTTTATGATGTTCACTCCACTTAAGAAACAACAATTCCAGCTTCTTTTCTTCAGTTTTAGCAGCCACACGTGCCCGAAGTGTCAAGTCTCTCCTGCGTTTTTCAGCAATTTGTTCACGCTCTTCTTTCCTTAGCCTTTCGCTTTCTTCACGTGCTCTTTGCTCAGCCCTTTGCAAAGAAGTAGATCTCCCCATGTATGCCTCTGTTCCTGAGAGTTTCATG
This window contains:
- the LOC112756573 gene encoding uncharacterized protein, with the protein product MEILALSVSGLNVSYTNKNVSAKWGVELVVQNPNLFSTLYLDHMVGMVLYKEEVIGVSSLEKKLIALGPMEHKFVSFKVWKKDWDIDDEDQPKVKEWVVENIMMDKHKEKINFSVQMGVWGKIKSSWWSSKSVIMNPRCMDLTINFVPMRGFGMLLDEEPIRCYVPMLDN
- the LOC112755915 gene encoding uncharacterized protein isoform X2, translating into MGSRGTVVEKSEEQLRNEIDELLRQQRAITERLRDPRGLRRGAFSAPRRQPFPPHGDRNEPEGQPPAKRRLSSAVVRVEEEGELIQDDPAHAPKSVNTNEASVTNQSISQHQTGWSRRDRNSNMDSDPPAAEPVPRVLPKNDDPRLVNRNKRMIGQLLGTLEKFRKEDMKLSGTEAYMGRSTSLQRAEQRAREESERLRKEEREQIAEKRRRDLTLRARVAAKTEEKKLELLFLKWSEHHKKLGNFIRTKTEPPIYYLPKKPFHEDAAIFEKQKEEAFLEWKNARREEVSEYQKQIGEQYLANVEKDMERWQNARKARKVNNDQDLQETMDKELDTHRLEHGPKKRKIPGGSNNEDDEDVEDINIGEEDLMEDVLEDDAGRRVDETTTTEASNPSYEPAVDSDNVDQK